The proteins below come from a single Benincasa hispida cultivar B227 chromosome 4, ASM972705v1, whole genome shotgun sequence genomic window:
- the LOC120076605 gene encoding protein SET DOMAIN GROUP 41, whose translation MEMEMIAMEDIEMAEDITPPLLPLTSALHDSFLFTHCSSCFSLLPNPPISHSNLLRYCSPKCSLSHSDPLTAAFFSTHPFPSPFSYTSDLRASLRLLHLLLSHPPASLSPPPERIFGLLTNRHKLMFPQHDAELFPKLREGVDAIAALLSADIPHGHTLAEAALCLVFTNAVDVHDSTGRTIGIAVYPPTFCWINHSCSPNACYRFETSSASTTTRSRIAPSCTDLLTGQGSCSQMGTVRSNLSDFITEDFQGNGPRVMVRSIKSIRRGEAVTIAYCDLLQPKAMRQSELWSRYQFVCSCQRCSAKPLTYVDHALQELSASKVELHDSTSISNFDHDKAVRRIDDYVNSAITEYLSIGSPESCCEKLRNLLTLGFYDEQAEDGEQKQPVNLRLHPLHFLSLNVYTALASAYKVRSCDLLALSSEMDCDNEDQCNASTMCKASAAYSLFLAGATHHLFLSEPSLIVSASTCWVLAGESLLTLARHSLLWATTNTSKWGFPVGKRMCSTCSWVDKFNASRIHGQPIEADFREFSIGISNCIANMSRKSWSFLTHGCPYLKAFTDPFNFSWPKMIPMYSSDRDIRAHSIDRLCACSNSKDVCFQCEPQHSNQERESILGLGIHCLFYGGYLASICYGHHSHLASQIQNILYDLNS comes from the exons atggagatggaaatgataGCAATGGAAGACATAGAAATGGCGGAAGACATTACTCCGCCATTGCTTCCTCTCACCTCCGCTCTTCACGATTCCTTCCTCTTCACTCACTGCTCTTCCTGCTTCTCCCTTCTCCCAAATCCCCCAATTTCTCACTCCAATCTCCTCCGCTACTGTTCCCCCAAATGCTCCCTTTCCCATTCCGATCCCCTCACCGCCGCCTTCTTCTCCACCCATCCCTTCCCTTCCCCCTTCTCCTACACCTCCGACCTCCGCGCCTCCCTCCGCCTCCTCCACCTCCTCCTCTCCCACCCCCCCGCCTCCCTCTCCCCTCCTCCCGAACGCATCTTTGGCCTTCTCACCAATCGACACAAATTGATGTTCCCCCAACACGATGCCGAGCTCTTCCCCAAGCTTCGCGAAGGGGTCGACGCCATAGCCGCTCTCTTATCTGCCGATATTCCCCATGGACACACCTTGGCAGAGGCTGCCCTCTGCCTTGTCTTCACCAACGCCGTCGATGTTCACGATTCCACCGGCCGCACCATCGGAATCGCTGTCTACCCTCCTACCTTTTGCTGGATCAATCACAGTTGTTCTCCCAACGCTTGTTACAGATTTGAAACCTCGTCGGCTTCCACCACCACGAGGTCGCGGATTGCTCCTTCCTGCACTGATCTTCTGACGGGTCAAGGAAGTTGTAGTCAA ATGGGTACTGTTCGTAGCAACCTTTCGGATTTCATAACAGAAG ATTTTCAGGGTAATGGCCCAAGAGTTATGGTTAGGAGTATAAAGAGTATAAGGAGAGGTGAAGCAGTCACAATCGCATACTGTGACTTGTTGCAACCTAAG GCAATGAGGCAGTCAGAGTTGTGGTCAAGATATCAATTTGTCTGTAGTTGCCAGCGATGCAGTGCCAAGCCCCTAACTTATGTCGACCATGCTTTGCAa GAACTCTCTGCTTCCAAAGTTGAATTGCATGATTCAACTTCCATCAGCAACTTTGATCATGACAAAGCAGTAAGAAGAATAGATGATTATGTCAACAGTGCTATCACCGAGTACCTGTCTATCGGTTCTCCTGAATCATGTTGTGAGAAGCTTCGAAACTTGCTTACTTTAGGCTTCTATGATGAGCAAGCCGAAGACGGGGAACAAAAACAGCCTGTTAACTTGAGGCTCCATCCTTTACACTTCCTATCGCTGAATGTATACACTGCTCTTGCATCGGCTTACAAAGTTCGTTCATGTGATTTATTGGCTTTGAGTTCCGAAATGGATTGTGACAATGAAGATCAATGCAACGCATCTACCATGTGCAAAGCAAGTGCAGCATACTCCTTGTTCCTTGCAGGTGCTACtcatcatctttttctttctgaaCCATCTTTGATTGTTTCTGCTTCAACTTGTTGGGTACTTGCTGGGGAGTCTTTGCTTACTCTTGCTCGACACAGCTTATTGTGGGCTACTACTAACACTTCAAAATGGGGTTTCCCTGTGGGAAAAAGAATGTGCTCTACCTGCTCATGGGTCGATAAGTTCAATGCGAGTAGAATCCATGGTCAACCTATTGAGGCTGATTTTCGCGAGTTTTCAATCGGTATTTCAAATTGTATTGCTAACATGTCACGGAAATCTTGGAGCTTTCTGACTCATGGATGCCCATATTTAAAGGCTttcactgatccctttaatttCAGCTGGCCAAAGATGATCCCGATGTATTCGAGTGACCGAGATATACGGGCTCATAGCATCGATCGTTTGTGTGCTTGTAGTAACTCTAAGGATGTTTGTTTTCAGTGTGAACCTCAGCATTCTAACCAAGAGAGAGAATCTATCCTGGGGCTTGGCATCCATTGCTTATTCTATGGGGGCTATTTAGCAAGTATTTGTTATGGTCACCATTCACATTTGGCATCTCAGATTCAAAACATTTTATATGACTTGAATTCATAG